From a region of the Helianthus annuus cultivar XRQ/B chromosome 5, HanXRQr2.0-SUNRISE, whole genome shotgun sequence genome:
- the LOC110942658 gene encoding uncharacterized protein LOC110942658, with protein MKYDDAGNERKLKLCELEKLREEAYQCASKYKDDMNRAHDAKLNPKEFEVGQKVWLYNSRLKYFPDKLKSKWMGLYVITRVGKLGDVTIEDPKDGSKQTVNGHRLKPFLDGNHDKKDENVELVNFVVSVPTYEVN; from the coding sequence atgaaatatgacgatgCAGGAAATGAGCGAAAATTAAAGCTTTGCGAGTTGGAGAAGCTTCGGGAAGAAGCGTATCAGTGCGCCTCGAAATACAAGGATGATATGAACAGGGCGCATGACGCGAAACTGAATCCAAaagagtttgaagtgggtcaaaaagtgtGGCTCTACAATTCAAGGCTTAAATACTTTCCCGATAAGCTCAAGAGCAAATGGATGGGCTTGTACGTGATTACACGGGTCGGAAAGCTTGGAGATGTTACCatcgaggacccgaaggatgggTCAAAGCAAACAGTTAACGGTCACCGCCTTAAACCGTTTCTTGACGGTAACCATGATAAAAAGGATGAGAATGTGGAGTTGGTGAACTTTGTGGTAAGTGTACCAACTTATGAGGTCAACTGA
- the LOC110942656 gene encoding uncharacterized protein LOC110942656 yields the protein MDAREYLGFTSIQKVTSALRILSYGNTYDINNEYLKMAEKTTRDCLEHFCYAGCFNDINTLEASPLLESYISGTISKAGFHANGNNYEHGYYLGYGIYPEYSIIVKMFSETFDEKRKYFKKLQESSRKDIERCFGVLQQRWHLIRNPCRIWHKDKIRMTMYACIILHNMIIEDDGRAICQNYIPEDLVEGTQTTMEERLANAQLLRSKEIHNTLKADLVEHAWAIRPIRYNSDDEEDSKEEEVEEFEDGNFEDVGLDAGENEEEEGENENEAEE from the exons ATGGACGCGCGAGAATATTTAGGCTTCACCTCAATTCAAAAGGTCACATCCGCGTTACGCATATTATCATACGGAAACACGTACGACATCAACAACGAGTACTTGAAGATGGCGGAGAAAACAACCCGAGATTGCTTGGAACATTTTTGCTATG CCGGGTGTTTTAACGATATTAATACGTTAGAGGCTTCACCATTATTAGAGAGCTACATTTCTGGAACTATATCAAAGGCCGGTTTTCATGCGAACGGGAACAACTACGAGCATGGCTACTATTTGGGCTATGGTATATACCCGGAGTATTCGATTATTGTTAAAATGTTTTCTGAAACGTTCGATGAGAAAAGaaagtattttaaaaaattacaagagtCTTCAAGAAAGGATATCGagaggtgttttggggttctacaGCAACGATGGCATTTAATCAGAAATCCTTGTCGCATCTGGCATAAGGATAAAATACGAATGACCATGTATGCTTGCATCATTTTACATAATATGATCATTGAGGATGATGGAAGAGCGATATGCCAAAACTATATTCCGGAAGATTTAGTCGAAGGAACCCAAACAACAATGGAAGAGAGACTTGCAAATGCTCAACTATTGCGATCTAAGGAAATACATAACACGTTGAAGGCGGATTTGGTTGAGCATGCTTGGGCGATTCGCCCAATTCGATACAACAGTGACGACGAAGAAGATTCCAAGGAAGAAGAGGTTGAGGAATTCGAAGACGGGAACTTTGAAGACGTAGGTTTGGATGCTGGagaaaacgaagaggaagaaggagagaacgAAAATGAAGCCGAAGAATAA